A single region of the Aeromicrobium chenweiae genome encodes:
- a CDS encoding CatB-related O-acetyltransferase, giving the protein MVEHIRGAQHVQRVGRSRLFVEPPVRFLGPFVIRADTRIGAFTEFGREVEVQAATLGRYCEIGPGSLLGATGHPTSWLSVSAFQYKKATWGWHPSADSTEVVDPAAGGRQSFRSVGGDLSVIGNDVWLGANVVVLRGVTIGHGSIIAANAVVTHDIPPYSIAAGLPAKVIRSRVDDDLRAELLDLQWWQHSPNQLSGIPYDDPAAAVAQLRTRIAGGLESYDPGFVEIPKPADPAPPRRRFRFFPR; this is encoded by the coding sequence ATGGTCGAGCACATCCGCGGCGCCCAGCACGTGCAGCGCGTCGGCCGGTCCCGCCTGTTCGTGGAGCCGCCCGTCCGCTTCCTCGGTCCGTTCGTGATCCGGGCCGACACCCGCATCGGCGCGTTCACCGAGTTCGGCCGCGAGGTCGAGGTGCAGGCCGCAACGCTCGGGCGCTACTGCGAGATCGGCCCCGGCAGCCTGCTCGGCGCGACCGGCCACCCGACGAGCTGGCTGAGCGTCTCGGCGTTCCAGTACAAGAAGGCCACCTGGGGCTGGCACCCGTCGGCGGACTCCACCGAGGTCGTCGACCCCGCGGCCGGGGGACGCCAGTCGTTCCGCAGCGTCGGCGGCGACCTGTCCGTGATCGGCAACGACGTGTGGCTGGGCGCGAACGTCGTCGTCCTGCGTGGCGTCACGATCGGCCACGGCTCGATCATCGCCGCGAACGCCGTCGTCACCCACGACATCCCGCCGTACTCGATCGCCGCCGGCCTGCCGGCGAAGGTCATCCGCTCCCGCGTCGACGACGACCTGCGGGCCGAGCTGCTCGACCTGCAGTGGTGGCAGCACTCCCCCAACCAGCTCAGCGGCATCCCGTACGACGACCCCGCGGCGGCGGTCGCGCAGCTGCGCACCCGCATCGCCGGCGGCCTCGAGTCGTACGACCCGGGCTTCGTCGAGATCCCGAAGCCGGCCGACCCCGCCCCGCCGCGACGCCGGTTCCGCTTCTTCCCCCGCTGA
- a CDS encoding ScyD/ScyE family protein — MKRSPVALLGAAALVAGSALFSSPAAAGGHGQPGSPRTVADGLLTPLKLAVSQHGRMYVSQNFAGELTRILPNGTKTPVVTVPGEEVGGVSEHRGTVYWTTTGEGSAKVFAQRPGRGPQQIADLFAYESTRNPDARTTYGFRDLPQACAAQFPASSPASYTGIVESHPYATLPAGRRTLVADAAANAIFSVGPRGQVRTLATLPAVGTVATAEALQAQGMPACAAGHTYYFEFVPTDIERGRDGSLYVTSLPGGPEDASLGARGGVFKIDPRSGQARKVAGGFVGAVDLALLPDGRIAVAELFGGADGAGQVTMVRPRSSYRRTLDLASPAAVEWKGSRRHGSLYVTTDTFTGGEPAPVGKVQVLSFGSHRKHHHRR, encoded by the coding sequence ATGAAACGCTCACCCGTGGCCCTGCTCGGAGCGGCAGCTCTTGTCGCCGGCAGCGCCCTGTTCTCCAGTCCGGCAGCCGCCGGCGGGCACGGCCAGCCCGGCTCGCCACGCACTGTCGCCGACGGCCTGCTCACCCCGTTGAAGCTGGCGGTCAGCCAGCACGGCCGCATGTACGTGTCCCAGAACTTCGCCGGCGAGCTCACCCGGATCTTGCCGAACGGCACGAAGACGCCCGTCGTGACGGTCCCCGGCGAGGAGGTCGGCGGCGTGTCCGAGCACCGCGGCACCGTCTACTGGACCACGACCGGCGAGGGGTCGGCCAAGGTCTTCGCCCAGCGGCCCGGTCGCGGACCGCAGCAGATCGCCGACCTGTTCGCGTACGAGAGCACGCGCAACCCCGACGCACGGACGACGTACGGCTTCCGCGACCTCCCGCAGGCCTGCGCCGCGCAGTTCCCCGCCAGCAGCCCCGCGTCCTACACCGGCATCGTCGAGAGCCATCCGTACGCGACGCTGCCGGCCGGTCGCCGGACCCTCGTGGCCGACGCGGCAGCGAATGCGATCTTCTCGGTCGGTCCCCGCGGCCAGGTCAGGACGCTCGCGACCCTGCCGGCGGTCGGCACCGTCGCGACCGCCGAGGCGCTGCAGGCGCAGGGCATGCCGGCGTGCGCGGCCGGGCACACGTACTACTTCGAGTTCGTCCCGACCGACATCGAGCGCGGCCGTGACGGCTCCCTCTACGTGACGTCCCTGCCGGGCGGTCCCGAGGACGCGAGCCTGGGCGCGCGCGGCGGCGTGTTCAAGATCGACCCGCGCTCCGGCCAGGCCAGGAAGGTCGCCGGCGGTTTCGTCGGGGCCGTCGACCTGGCACTGCTCCCCGACGGGAGGATCGCCGTGGCCGAGCTGTTCGGTGGGGCGGACGGCGCCGGCCAGGTGACGATGGTGCGGCCACGGTCGTCGTACCGCCGCACGCTGGACCTCGCCTCGCCCGCAGCGGTCGAGTGGAAGGGCAGTCGGCGCCACGGCAGCCTGTACGTCACCACGGACACGTTCACCGGTGGGGAACCTGCCCCGGTCGGCAAGGTCCAGGTGCTGTCCTTCGGCTCGCACCGCAAGCACCACCACCGGCGCTGA
- a CDS encoding NAD-dependent succinate-semialdehyde dehydrogenase, whose product MTVTDVFINNEWLPGADGEFDVVDPATGEPIRAVSNGGVQDATAAVDAAAAALISWRKVAPRERGEILRRTYELMIRDQDELGALIAAENGKSLTDAKGEVAYSAEFFRWYAEEGVRMGGDYGSSPAGGTRTVVTHHPVGVAALVTPWNFPAAMATRKIAPALAAGCTVVIKPASETPLTTFAIARLMVEAGAPEGVVNIVPSKSAGKIVGTWLEDARVRKISFTGSTGIGRVLLKQAAERVVNSSMELGGNAPFIVTDDADIDAAVEGAMIAKFRGGGQACTAANRLYVHEAVVEEFTAKLGAKVEALTVGPASEGSDIGPMINAKAVDDTHALLAGALEAGAKITHQASVPADSKGFYFPPTVLSNVPADAEIVHEEIFGPVAPIVTWSTDEEVIALANDTEMGLAAYVYAGELQRGMRLGESIEAGMVGVNRGLVSDPAAPFGGMKQSGIGREGARAGLEEFQETQYLSIAWPD is encoded by the coding sequence ATGACCGTGACAGACGTGTTCATCAACAACGAGTGGCTGCCCGGCGCCGACGGGGAGTTCGACGTCGTCGATCCCGCGACCGGCGAACCGATCCGCGCCGTCTCCAACGGCGGCGTCCAGGACGCGACCGCTGCGGTCGACGCCGCGGCCGCCGCCCTGATCTCGTGGCGCAAGGTCGCCCCGCGCGAGCGCGGCGAGATCCTGCGCCGGACGTACGAGCTGATGATCCGCGACCAGGACGAGCTCGGCGCGCTGATCGCGGCCGAGAACGGCAAGTCGCTGACCGACGCCAAGGGCGAGGTGGCGTACTCCGCGGAGTTCTTCCGCTGGTACGCCGAGGAGGGCGTCCGCATGGGCGGCGACTACGGCTCCTCGCCGGCCGGGGGCACCCGCACCGTCGTGACCCACCACCCGGTCGGCGTCGCGGCGCTCGTCACGCCGTGGAACTTCCCGGCCGCGATGGCGACCCGCAAGATCGCCCCGGCGCTGGCCGCCGGGTGCACGGTCGTCATCAAGCCCGCGTCCGAGACGCCGCTGACGACGTTCGCGATCGCCCGGCTGATGGTCGAGGCGGGCGCGCCTGAAGGCGTCGTCAACATCGTCCCGTCCAAGTCGGCCGGCAAGATCGTCGGCACCTGGCTCGAGGACGCCCGGGTCCGCAAGATCTCGTTCACAGGCTCCACCGGCATCGGCCGCGTGCTGCTGAAGCAGGCCGCCGAACGCGTCGTGAACTCCTCGATGGAGCTCGGCGGCAACGCCCCCTTCATCGTCACCGACGACGCGGACATCGACGCCGCGGTCGAGGGCGCGATGATCGCGAAGTTCCGCGGCGGCGGCCAGGCCTGCACCGCGGCCAACCGGCTGTACGTGCACGAGGCCGTGGTCGAGGAGTTCACCGCCAAGCTCGGCGCGAAGGTCGAGGCGCTCACCGTCGGCCCGGCCAGCGAGGGCTCGGACATCGGTCCGATGATCAACGCCAAGGCGGTCGACGACACCCACGCGCTGCTCGCCGGGGCTCTGGAGGCGGGGGCGAAGATCACCCACCAGGCGTCCGTCCCCGCCGACAGCAAGGGCTTCTACTTCCCGCCGACGGTCCTCAGCAACGTCCCGGCCGACGCGGAGATCGTCCACGAGGAGATCTTCGGCCCGGTCGCGCCGATCGTCACCTGGAGCACCGACGAGGAAGTCATCGCCCTGGCGAACGACACCGAGATGGGCCTCGCGGCGTACGTCTACGCGGGCGAGCTCCAGCGCGGCATGCGGCTCGGCGAGTCGATCGAGGCGGGCATGGTCGGCGTCAACCGCGGCCTGGTGTCCGACCCGGCGGCCCCGTTCGGCGGGATGAAGCAGAGCGGCATCGGCCGCGAGGGTGCCCGGGCCGGCCTGGAGGAGTTCCAGGAGACCCAGTACCTCAGCATCGCCTGGCCCGACTGA
- the gabT gene encoding 4-aminobutyrate--2-oxoglutarate transaminase, producing the protein MPASLEQRRHLVTEIPGPRSLELMSRKNAAVARGIGTTMPVFAVEAGGGIVKDVDGNSFIDLGSGIAVTTVGNSAPRVVEAVREQVEAFTHTCFMVTPYEGYVAVAEALNRLTPGDHEKRSALFNSGAEAVENAIKIARAHTRRQAVVVFDHAYHGRTNLTMAMTAKSMPYKSGFGPFAPEIYRAPLSYPFRDEKDVDGQTAAERAIDVIEKQVGSANLAAVVIEPIQGEGGFIVPADGFLPALSQWCAAHDVVFIADEVQTGFARTGDLFACDHEGVVPDLIVTAKGIAGGLPLSAVTGRGDIMDASHVSGLGGTYGGNPLACAAALATIETIEAEGLVARAGDIGRLMLDRLNRLQADDDRVGDVRGRGAMVAVELVKPGTTEPDAELARQVAASAHRSGVIVLTCGTYGNVLRFLPPLAISDELLTEALDVLTTAFEEATA; encoded by the coding sequence ATGCCTGCCTCCCTCGAACAACGTCGCCACCTCGTCACCGAGATCCCCGGCCCCCGCTCGCTGGAGCTGATGTCGCGCAAGAACGCCGCCGTCGCCCGAGGCATCGGCACGACCATGCCGGTGTTCGCGGTCGAGGCCGGTGGCGGCATCGTCAAGGACGTCGACGGCAACTCGTTCATCGACCTCGGCTCGGGCATCGCGGTGACGACCGTCGGCAACAGCGCGCCCCGGGTCGTCGAGGCCGTCCGCGAGCAGGTCGAGGCGTTCACGCACACGTGCTTCATGGTCACGCCGTACGAGGGCTACGTCGCGGTCGCGGAGGCGCTCAACCGGCTGACCCCCGGTGACCACGAGAAGAGGTCGGCCCTGTTCAACTCCGGCGCCGAGGCCGTCGAGAACGCGATCAAGATCGCCCGCGCTCACACCCGGCGGCAGGCCGTCGTGGTGTTCGACCACGCGTACCACGGGCGCACGAACCTGACGATGGCGATGACCGCGAAGTCGATGCCGTACAAGAGTGGCTTCGGGCCGTTCGCGCCGGAGATCTACCGCGCACCGCTGTCCTACCCGTTCCGCGACGAGAAGGACGTGGACGGCCAGACCGCGGCCGAGCGCGCGATCGACGTGATCGAGAAGCAGGTCGGCTCCGCCAACCTCGCCGCCGTCGTCATCGAGCCCATCCAGGGAGAGGGCGGCTTCATCGTCCCGGCCGACGGCTTCCTGCCCGCCCTGTCACAGTGGTGCGCCGCGCACGACGTCGTGTTCATCGCCGACGAGGTGCAGACCGGGTTCGCCCGCACCGGCGACCTCTTCGCGTGCGACCACGAGGGCGTCGTCCCAGACCTGATCGTGACCGCGAAGGGCATCGCCGGCGGTCTCCCGCTCTCGGCCGTCACCGGTCGCGGCGACATCATGGACGCCTCGCACGTCAGCGGCCTCGGCGGGACGTACGGCGGCAACCCGCTCGCGTGCGCCGCGGCGCTCGCCACCATCGAGACGATCGAGGCCGAGGGGCTCGTCGCGCGCGCCGGCGACATCGGGCGGCTCATGCTCGACCGGCTCAACCGGCTGCAGGCCGACGACGACCGCGTGGGCGACGTCCGCGGGCGGGGCGCGATGGTCGCCGTCGAGCTGGTGAAGCCCGGCACGACCGAGCCCGACGCCGAGCTCGCGCGCCAGGTCGCGGCGAGCGCCCATAGGAGCGGCGTGATTGTGTTGACGTGTGGGACGTACGGCAACGTGCTCCGGTTCCTGCCGCCGCTCGCCATCAGCGACGAGCTGCTCACCGAGGCGCTCGACGTCCTGACCACCGCTTTCGAGGAGGCAACAGCATGA
- a CDS encoding Ku protein, whose translation MRSIWKGAISFGLVSVPVKVYSATESHDVPLHQVHAKDGGRIRYQRRCEVCGEVVAYGDIDKAYDDGEQTVVLTEKDLKSLPAERNHEIEVVEFVPAEQVDLLRLDKSYYLEPEGKTLKQYTLLRRALEDSDRTAIVRFALRQKTRLAALRVRGDVLLLQTLLWDDEVRSPAFDVLKETPRISEKERDMAAQLVESLAGDFDSSAFTDDYQEQLRTLVEAKLKEGDALDTDATFGQSEDDGEDAEVVDLMEALKRSIDKKKATPAKKSTPAKAPAKKAAAKKTAAAKKAPAKKAPAKKKAKKAS comes from the coding sequence ATGCGATCCATCTGGAAGGGCGCGATCAGCTTCGGCCTGGTCAGCGTGCCGGTGAAGGTCTACAGCGCGACGGAGAGCCACGACGTGCCGCTGCACCAGGTCCACGCCAAGGACGGCGGGCGCATCCGCTACCAGCGGCGCTGCGAGGTGTGCGGCGAGGTCGTCGCGTACGGAGACATCGACAAGGCGTACGACGACGGCGAGCAGACGGTCGTCCTGACCGAGAAGGACCTCAAGTCGCTCCCGGCCGAGCGCAACCACGAGATCGAGGTCGTGGAGTTCGTCCCCGCCGAGCAGGTCGACCTCCTGCGCCTCGACAAGAGCTACTACCTCGAGCCCGAGGGCAAGACCCTCAAGCAGTACACCCTGCTGCGCCGCGCGCTCGAGGACTCCGACCGCACCGCGATCGTCCGGTTCGCGCTGCGTCAGAAGACCCGGCTCGCCGCGCTGCGCGTCCGCGGTGACGTCCTGCTGCTGCAGACGCTCCTGTGGGACGACGAGGTGCGCTCCCCCGCGTTCGACGTGCTGAAGGAGACGCCGCGGATCAGCGAGAAGGAGCGCGACATGGCCGCCCAGCTGGTCGAGTCCCTGGCCGGCGACTTCGACAGCTCCGCGTTCACGGACGACTACCAGGAGCAGCTGCGCACGCTCGTGGAGGCGAAGCTGAAGGAGGGCGACGCGCTCGACACCGACGCGACCTTCGGACAGAGCGAGGACGACGGCGAGGACGCCGAGGTCGTCGACCTCATGGAGGCGCTCAAGCGGAGCATCGACAAGAAGAAGGCGACACCCGCCAAGAAGTCGACCCCCGCGAAGGCGCCCGCCAAGAAGGCCGCGGCGAAGAAGACCGCTGCCGCGAAGAAGGCCCCGGCCAAGAAGGCTCCCGCGAAGAAGAAGGCCAAGAAGGCCAGCTAG
- a CDS encoding LysR family transcriptional regulator, with product MELRTLGYFVAVAETGSVSAAAEVVHVTQPAISRQLRQLETDLGVDLFSRSAGRLRLSAAGREFLPHAQDVLRRAAGARAAAKSYAAGRLESLTIAAPTTTLTDVIAPFLATLHADDPMPTVLESDPHEAYAALRHGADLAIVTEPPRGPLASAAIAVLPVWAFVPAGHRWATQDTIRLRTLVEETLLVLTPGFRPRQILDLALDRAGVSAASVVECSNPQVAQALAAAGRGVAVVTDDARFDLHGLEVQGRDGPLRIELFAAWEPEHHAAATLDALAGRLRDFCVQRYGADVAPR from the coding sequence ATGGAACTGCGCACCCTGGGCTACTTCGTCGCCGTGGCCGAGACCGGCTCGGTCAGCGCCGCGGCGGAGGTGGTCCACGTGACCCAGCCCGCCATCTCCCGGCAGCTGCGTCAGCTCGAGACCGACCTCGGCGTGGACCTGTTCTCCCGTTCGGCCGGGCGGCTGCGGCTCAGCGCCGCCGGCCGGGAGTTCCTGCCCCACGCCCAGGACGTGCTGCGTCGCGCGGCCGGTGCGCGGGCCGCCGCCAAGTCGTACGCCGCGGGCCGGCTCGAGAGCCTGACGATCGCGGCGCCGACGACGACGCTGACCGACGTCATCGCCCCGTTCCTGGCCACGCTGCACGCGGACGACCCCATGCCGACCGTGCTGGAGTCGGACCCGCACGAGGCGTACGCGGCGCTGCGGCACGGCGCGGACCTGGCGATCGTGACCGAGCCGCCGCGCGGTCCGCTCGCCAGTGCGGCGATCGCCGTGCTTCCGGTGTGGGCCTTCGTGCCGGCCGGCCACCGGTGGGCCACGCAGGACACGATCCGCCTGCGGACGCTGGTGGAGGAGACGCTGCTCGTGCTGACGCCCGGCTTCCGTCCCCGCCAGATCCTCGACCTCGCGCTCGACCGCGCCGGCGTCAGCGCCGCGTCCGTCGTCGAGTGCAGCAACCCGCAGGTTGCGCAGGCCCTCGCCGCGGCCGGCCGCGGCGTGGCCGTGGTGACCGACGACGCGCGCTTCGACCTGCACGGCCTGGAGGTCCAGGGCCGCGACGGGCCCCTGCGGATCGAGCTGTTCGCGGCCTGGGAGCCCGAGCACCACGCGGCAGCGACCTTGGACGCGCTGGCCGGGCGGCTGCGGGACTTCTGCGTGCAGCGCTACGGCGCCGACGTCGCGCCCCGTTGA
- a CDS encoding NAD-dependent succinate-semialdehyde dehydrogenase yields the protein MTSPAYQVTDPSTGEVVESFESATDADVEAALTAAAEAYSSWKDVPIADRATVVKKVAALFAERADELAKIAQTEMGKPVGEGVEEAEFCQAIFDYFADEGPTLAADQPIKTFSGGRAVVQKLPIGPLLGIMPWNFPFYQIARFAAPNLMLGNTIILKHAESVPRSALAVEQILKDAGVPEGAYVNVFATHDQIETIIADPRIAGVSLTGSERAGAVVAALTGKNLKKCVLELGGSDPMVVLDTDDLDSVAGDAWDFRMYNTGQACNSNKRMIVMEDLFDDFVARLTEKALSLESFSPLSSRRAAETLAEQVQDAVDKGATLHAGGTLSDGPDAHYSPAVLTGVTKDMRAYSEELFGPVAVVYKVGSDDEALALANDTTYGLGGSVFSADPTRAEKIAQRLEVGMANVNSTAGEGAEIPFGGVKRSGFGRELGPLGMDEFVNKRMFYVAD from the coding sequence ATGACCAGTCCCGCGTACCAGGTGACCGACCCGTCGACGGGCGAGGTCGTCGAGTCCTTCGAGTCCGCGACCGATGCCGACGTCGAGGCCGCGCTGACGGCCGCCGCGGAGGCGTACTCGTCGTGGAAGGACGTGCCGATCGCCGATCGTGCGACGGTGGTGAAGAAGGTCGCGGCGCTGTTCGCCGAGCGTGCCGACGAGCTCGCGAAGATCGCGCAGACCGAGATGGGCAAGCCGGTCGGGGAGGGCGTCGAGGAGGCCGAGTTCTGCCAGGCGATCTTCGACTACTTCGCCGACGAGGGACCGACGCTCGCGGCCGACCAGCCGATCAAGACGTTCTCGGGCGGCAGGGCCGTGGTCCAGAAGCTGCCGATCGGACCCCTGCTGGGGATCATGCCGTGGAACTTCCCGTTCTACCAGATCGCCCGTTTCGCGGCCCCGAACCTGATGCTGGGCAACACGATCATCCTCAAGCACGCCGAGTCGGTGCCGCGCTCGGCACTCGCGGTCGAGCAGATCTTGAAGGACGCCGGCGTGCCCGAGGGCGCGTACGTCAACGTGTTCGCCACGCACGACCAGATCGAGACGATCATCGCCGACCCGCGCATCGCCGGCGTCTCGCTGACCGGGTCCGAGCGCGCCGGCGCCGTCGTCGCCGCGCTGACCGGCAAGAACCTCAAGAAGTGCGTGCTGGAGCTGGGCGGCTCCGACCCGATGGTCGTGCTGGACACCGACGACCTCGACTCGGTGGCCGGCGACGCGTGGGACTTCCGGATGTACAACACCGGCCAGGCCTGCAACTCCAACAAGCGCATGATCGTCATGGAGGACCTGTTCGACGACTTCGTCGCCAGGCTCACCGAGAAGGCGCTGTCGCTCGAGTCGTTCTCGCCGCTGTCGTCGCGCAGGGCCGCCGAGACCCTCGCCGAGCAGGTGCAGGACGCGGTCGACAAGGGCGCGACCCTGCACGCGGGCGGCACGCTCAGCGACGGGCCCGACGCGCACTACTCGCCGGCCGTGCTGACCGGCGTCACGAAGGACATGCGGGCGTACTCCGAGGAGCTGTTCGGCCCGGTTGCCGTGGTCTACAAGGTCGGGTCGGACGACGAGGCGCTCGCGCTCGCGAACGACACGACGTACGGCCTGGGCGGTTCGGTCTTCAGCGCCGACCCGACCCGCGCGGAGAAGATCGCCCAGCGGCTCGAGGTCGGCATGGCCAACGTCAACTCCACGGCGGGTGAGGGCGCCGAGATCCCGTTCGGTGGCGTCAAGCGCTCCGGCTTCGGCCGCGAGCTCGGTCCCCTCGGCATGGACGAGTTCGTCAACAAGCGGATGTTCTACGTCGCCGACTGA
- a CDS encoding DUF3817 domain-containing protein, with protein sequence MNPSVIRTLFRVVAFGEALSWLLLLAAMFCKWVLDAEPFGLEEGGVPVAGMVHGAGFFLLYVIMSVICFFVFRWNIKTGVIALLAAIPPFASIWFEKKAERDGLLTRRDTVRADTLA encoded by the coding sequence CGCACCCTGTTCCGCGTCGTCGCCTTCGGAGAAGCCCTCTCGTGGCTCCTCCTCCTCGCCGCCATGTTCTGCAAGTGGGTCCTGGACGCCGAGCCCTTCGGACTCGAGGAGGGCGGCGTCCCGGTCGCCGGCATGGTCCACGGCGCCGGCTTCTTCCTGCTCTACGTCATCATGAGCGTCATCTGCTTCTTCGTGTTCCGCTGGAACATCAAGACCGGCGTGATCGCCCTGCTCGCGGCCATCCCCCCGTTCGCCTCGATCTGGTTCGAGAAGAAGGCCGAGCGGGACGGCCTGCTGACCCGCCGCGACACCGTCCGCGCCGACACGCTGGCGTAG